The Caretta caretta isolate rCarCar2 chromosome 10, rCarCar1.hap1, whole genome shotgun sequence genome has a window encoding:
- the LOC125644249 gene encoding chemerin-like receptor 1: MVMENISSSSLFSTSSTTQHENSTVSSYFSGLQKSMHILSMVVYSIACLLGVTGNGLVIWIAGFKMKKTVNAVWFLNLAVADFIFTFFLPFSIAYTALGFHWPFGKLLCKLNSTIAFLNMFASVFLLMVISIDRCISVICPVWSRNHRTPKLASNIALVTWVLAFIISSPYLVFRDTATNSKNVTSCYNNFALSDDYKSEETRRLWKMRHKAMIVTRFLCGFLIPFTVILVCYSIIVVRMKRSHLARSTKPFRIIVAVTVSFFLCYFPYHVFCLLEMSKNSSNQELKMALYIGIPLVSSLAFFNSCINPILYVFVGQDFKEKFRQSILSAFEGAFSEDSILNTLASKRKSRATSEAEIPGV; encoded by the coding sequence ATGGTGATGGAGAACATCTCTTCCTCTTCACTGTTCTCGACCAGCTCCACCACTCAGCATGAAAACTCCACTGTGTCCAGTTACTTCTCTGGCCTCCAAAAGAGCATGCATATCCTTTCCATGGTGGTCTACAGCATTGCGTGTCTGCTGGGGGTGACAGGCAATGGCCTTGTCATCTGGATCGCTGGCTTCAAGATGAAGAAGACAGTTAATGCCGTGTGGTTTCTAAACCTGGCTGTTGCCGATTTCATCTTCACCTTTTTTCTGCCCTTCAGCATTGCCTACACTGCCCTGGGCTTTCACTGGCCATTTGGGAAGCTCCTGTGCAAACTGAACAGCACCATTGCCTTCCTCAATATGTTTGCTAGCGTCTTCCTCCTAATGGTGATCAGCATAGACCGATGCATTTCGGTGATCTGCCCTGTGTGGTCTCGTAACCACCGGACACCAAAGTTGGCTTCCAACATTGCCCTGGTCACATGGGTCCTAGCCTTCATCATCAGCTCTCCGTATCTTGTTTTTCGAGACACTGCTACTAATTCGAAGAACGTTACCAGCTGTTACAATAACTTTGCCCTGTCTGATGACTATAAATCTGAGGAGACACGGCGGCTGtggaaaatgaggcacaaagCTATGATCGTAACCAGATTCTTATGTGGGTTCCTCATCCCCTTCACCGTGATCCTCGTCTGCTACAGCATCATTGTTGTCAGGATGAAAAGGAGCCATCTAGCCAGATCCACTAAGCCTTTCAGGATCATTGTTGCTGTCACAGTGTCGTTTTTCCTCTGCTATTTTCCGTACCATGTCTTCTGCTTGCTTGAAATGTCTAAAAACTCTTCCAATCAGGAGCTGAAAATGGCCCTTTACATAGGGATCCCCTTGGTTTCCAGTCTTGCCTTCTTCAACAGCTGTATCAACCCCATCCTCTATGTCTTTGTGGGGCAGGACTTCAAGGAGAAGTTCCGACAGTCCATTCTCTCTGCCTTCGAGGGGGCCTTCAGTGAGGACTCCATCCTGAACACCCTGGCCAGCAAGAGAAAATCCAGAGCCACTTCTGAAGCAGAAATTCCAGGGGTTTAA